A DNA window from Danio aesculapii chromosome 1, fDanAes4.1, whole genome shotgun sequence contains the following coding sequences:
- the med19b gene encoding mediator of RNA polymerase II transcription subunit 19-B, producing MTEIFSSLYGQSDSQGPAGPSALGFGSGKPQVPQNMGPMCFPHQMMEEGGPVRKPAAMNEPFYLLRELPMENELTGHTNLITHYNLEHAYNKFCGKKVKEKLSNFLPELPGMIDSPGIQDNSSLRSLIEKPPVCNNSFSPLTGAMLTGFRLHTGPLPEQYRLMHIQPPKKKNKHKHKHHRPQDPLPPETPSDSDHKKKKKKKDDDPDRKKKKKDKKKKKNRHSPDHPGMTGAQPSTSSLR from the exons ATGACAGAAATCTTCTCATCGTTGTACGGTCAGTCTGATTCCCAGGGCCCCGCAGGGCCGTCTGCGCTGGGCTTTGGCTCTGGGAAACCTCAGGTCCCCCAAAACATGGGCCCGATGTGTTTCCCGCATCAGATGATGGAAGAAGGGGGTCCGGTCAGAAAACCGGCTGCGATGAACGAGCCTTTCTACCTGCTGAGAGAACTGCCCA TGGAAAATGAGCTGACAGGACACACTAATCTCATCACGCATTACAACCTGGAGCATGCGTACAACAAGTTCTGTGGGAAGAAGGTGAAGGAGAAACTGAGCAACTTTCTTCCTGAGCTTCCTG GTATGATAGACAGCCCAGGCATTCAGGACAACAGTTCTCTGCGCTCTCTCATCGAGAAGCCCCCTGTGTGCAACAACTCTTTCAGTCCTCTGACCGGAGCCATGCTCACCGGCTTCAGGCTACATACTGGCCCT TTACCAGAGCAATACAGACTGATGCACATTCAGCCGCCCAAGAAGAAgaacaaacacaagcacaaacaccATCGGCCTCAGGACCCCTTACCACCAG AAACTCCATCAGATTCAGAccataagaagaagaagaaaaagaaggacGATGACCCggacagaaagaaaaagaagaaagataAGAAAAAGAAGAAG AATCGCCATAGCCCTGATCACCCAGGCATGACCGGAGCTCAGCCCAGCACCAGCAGTTTGAGATAA